One part of the Streptomyces ferrugineus genome encodes these proteins:
- a CDS encoding sodium/solute symporter: MTDFSGNAQAMSLVAFCAVATITLLLCVMTGPDRDDLDEFYTGYSSLSPMRNGLAIAGDYISAATVLGTTGVIALCGYDGIVLALSTTLSLMLLMFLLAEPLRNAGRFTMGDALARRMPGRGVRIAACAVTLAALLPLMLVQLAGTGQLLAFILGFSGDSLKTGCIIGLGVLMISYAAIGGMKGTALIQILKMVMLLGSGAVVAVLVLRRFDWDPGALFDAAAGRSGVGSAFLESGLQFAGGSYPRLDMISSQLAVVLGGAVLPHITMRMYTASGARQVRRSMSWAVSSVALFVLVITVVGFGATALIGREVIAGADPQGNTAYLLASRAVFGADVSTAESLLFTAVTTAIFLTVLASVASMILSCANSLAHDVFATRVRELSGRHEMTVARLSALAVGVPAIVLATMVQNRSLQPLVTLSFTLGASAIAPALVYSLFWRRYTRAGLLWTLIGGSAVVLALMPWTNLVSGSPISAFPDADFNWFPFTTPGLVSIPAGFLLGWLGTVVSGRRESEEQRRQYEAVEGWILAGAVRRGADQR, from the coding sequence ATGACGGACTTCAGTGGGAACGCGCAGGCGATGTCGCTGGTCGCCTTCTGCGCCGTGGCCACCATCACGCTGCTGCTGTGCGTGATGACCGGCCCGGACCGCGACGACCTCGACGAGTTCTACACGGGCTACAGCTCCCTGTCCCCCATGCGCAACGGCCTGGCGATCGCGGGCGACTACATCAGCGCGGCCACCGTGCTCGGCACCACCGGCGTGATCGCGCTGTGCGGCTACGACGGGATCGTGCTGGCGCTGAGCACGACCCTGTCGCTGATGCTGCTGATGTTCCTGCTGGCCGAACCCCTGCGCAACGCGGGCCGGTTCACCATGGGCGACGCGCTGGCACGCCGTATGCCCGGGCGGGGCGTACGCATCGCGGCGTGCGCGGTGACGCTGGCCGCGCTGCTGCCGCTGATGCTGGTGCAACTGGCGGGGACCGGGCAGTTGCTGGCGTTCATCCTGGGCTTCTCCGGCGACTCCCTCAAGACCGGGTGCATCATCGGGCTGGGCGTGCTGATGATCAGCTACGCGGCGATCGGCGGGATGAAGGGCACCGCCCTCATCCAGATCCTGAAGATGGTGATGCTGCTCGGGTCGGGCGCGGTGGTCGCCGTACTGGTGCTGCGGCGCTTCGACTGGGACCCGGGCGCGCTGTTCGACGCGGCGGCCGGGCGCAGCGGGGTCGGCTCGGCGTTCCTGGAGTCGGGCCTTCAGTTCGCGGGCGGCTCGTATCCCCGCCTCGACATGATCAGCTCCCAGCTCGCGGTCGTCCTCGGCGGCGCGGTGCTGCCGCACATCACCATGCGTATGTACACGGCGAGCGGCGCCCGTCAGGTGCGGCGGTCGATGTCCTGGGCGGTGTCGAGCGTGGCGCTGTTCGTGCTGGTGATCACCGTGGTCGGCTTCGGGGCGACGGCGCTGATCGGGCGGGAGGTGATCGCCGGGGCGGACCCGCAGGGCAACACGGCGTATCTGCTGGCCTCCAGGGCCGTCTTCGGCGCCGATGTCTCGACCGCGGAGTCCCTGCTGTTCACGGCGGTGACCACGGCCATCTTCCTGACCGTGCTCGCCTCGGTGGCGAGCATGATCCTCTCCTGCGCCAACTCCCTCGCCCATGACGTGTTCGCCACCCGGGTACGGGAGCTGAGCGGCCGTCACGAGATGACGGTGGCACGGCTGTCGGCGCTGGCGGTGGGCGTCCCGGCGATCGTGCTGGCGACGATGGTCCAGAACCGCAGCCTCCAGCCGCTGGTCACCCTGTCCTTCACCCTGGGCGCCTCGGCCATCGCCCCGGCCCTCGTCTACAGCCTCTTCTGGCGCCGGTACACCCGGGCCGGCCTGCTGTGGACCCTGATCGGCGGTTCGGCGGTCGTGCTGGCGCTGATGCCGTGGACGAATCTGGTCTCCGGCTCACCCATCTCGGCGTTCCCCGACGCCGACTTCAACTGGTTCCCGTTCACCACGCCCGGACTGGTGTCGATCCCGGCCGGGTTCCTGCTCGGGTGGCTCGGGACGGTCGTGTCGGGGCGGCGGGAGTCCGAGGAGCAGCGGCGGCAGTACGAGGCCGTGGAGGGGTGGATCCTGGCGGGGGCGGTGCGCAGGGGCGCGGATCAGAGGTGA
- a CDS encoding DUF485 domain-containing protein, translating to MSSPHDRHDRHDPYDPYDPHHPQDRYDPRAPYTPYDPYTPSPSPPSPSPPPSPSYATYPWRPPAPPQPPAAPPRHRAPDHPPLGHHSDLRVLRGAYRWQRRVATLTALGYFTLFLILSAFAPGFMTGTVADGLPAGLLLALLQLPVTWLAIGLYEHTARRYVDPLADRIRKEAALDAKRGAGR from the coding sequence ATGTCCTCCCCGCACGACCGGCACGACCGGCACGACCCGTACGACCCGTACGACCCTCACCACCCGCAAGACCGGTACGACCCGCGCGCCCCGTACACCCCGTACGACCCGTATACGCCGTCCCCTTCGCCACCCTCCCCGTCGCCGCCCCCCTCCCCGTCGTACGCCACGTACCCCTGGCGACCACCCGCCCCGCCCCAGCCACCCGCGGCACCCCCACGGCACCGCGCCCCGGACCACCCGCCGCTCGGGCACCACAGCGACCTCAGGGTCCTGCGCGGCGCCTACCGCTGGCAGCGGCGCGTGGCGACGCTCACCGCGCTCGGGTACTTCACGCTGTTTCTGATCCTGTCCGCCTTCGCACCCGGGTTCATGACCGGCACGGTCGCCGACGGGCTGCCCGCGGGACTCCTGCTCGCGCTGCTGCAACTGCCCGTCACCTGGCTGGCGATAGGTCTCTACGAGCACACCGCCCGGCGCTACGTCGACCCGCTCGCGGACCGCATCCGCAAGGAGGCCGCGCTGGACGCCAAGAGGGGAGCCGGGCGATGA
- a CDS encoding GNAT family N-acetyltransferase — MVTLERLRADHADALLAFERENREYFARTVPDRGDAYFAEFTARLRALLAEQDAGICHSHVVLSGEGRLLGRVNLVDVEDGCAELGYRVGEQAAGKGVATAAVAQVCRLAGTAYGLTSLVAITTLDNLGSRAVLERNGFSVVENITIDGRPGIRYRNKSLS, encoded by the coding sequence ATGGTGACCTTGGAGCGCCTGCGCGCCGACCACGCCGACGCCCTGCTGGCCTTCGAGCGCGAGAACCGGGAGTACTTCGCCCGGACGGTGCCGGATCGCGGGGACGCGTACTTCGCCGAATTCACGGCCCGCCTCAGGGCGCTGCTGGCCGAACAGGACGCCGGGATCTGCCACTCCCATGTGGTGCTGTCCGGCGAGGGACGCCTCCTCGGGCGGGTCAACCTGGTCGACGTCGAGGACGGCTGTGCCGAACTCGGTTACCGCGTGGGCGAACAGGCGGCGGGCAAGGGCGTCGCCACGGCGGCGGTCGCTCAGGTGTGCCGGCTGGCGGGGACGGCGTACGGGCTGACGTCCCTGGTCGCGATCACGACCCTGGACAACCTCGGCTCCCGGGCCGTCCTGGAGCGCAACGGCTTCTCGGTCGTGGAGAACATCACCATCGACGGCCGCCCCGGGATCCGCTACCGCAACAAAAGTCTGAGTTAA
- a CDS encoding alpha/beta hydrolase family protein, with amino-acid sequence MNRSRLLALAASAALVLGPALTLPAAGAEPAPAPVPASAAPAPAAPVAASAQLPRPTGPHPVGRSTRHLVDTDRPDPWVPSAGPRQLMVSMYYPARPGTGGPTAPYMTTEEARFLLELRAPDATVAPEAISGVRTWAHPDARPAHGRFPLVVLSPGFTFPRATLTGLAEDLASRGYVVALVDHPYENAGTTLPDGRTLPCAICDEFSSIGGSTVAESRARDVSFVLDRLTGRHPAWRHARVIDAGRIGMAGHSIGGNAAAATMAGDARVRAGANMDGSFFSAVPGGGLDGRPFLMLGAEDRLGDKTWRQSWADLDGWKRWLTVAGADHGSFTDVPLLAELAGIPDTAPMPYERSQVLTRAYVAAFFDLHLKGVPQPALDGPSPDSPEVTVRLP; translated from the coding sequence ATGAACAGATCACGCCTCTTAGCGCTGGCGGCGTCCGCCGCGCTCGTGCTCGGACCTGCCCTGACCCTGCCCGCCGCCGGCGCGGAGCCGGCCCCCGCCCCTGTCCCCGCCTCCGCCGCCCCTGCCCCCGCCGCCCCGGTCGCCGCTTCGGCCCAACTGCCCCGCCCCACCGGCCCGCACCCCGTCGGCCGCAGCACCCGCCACCTCGTCGACACCGACCGCCCGGACCCCTGGGTGCCGTCCGCCGGGCCGCGTCAGCTCATGGTGTCCATGTACTACCCCGCCCGCCCCGGCACCGGCGGACCGACGGCCCCGTACATGACCACCGAAGAGGCCCGGTTCCTGCTGGAGTTGAGGGCGCCGGACGCCACCGTCGCGCCGGAGGCGATCAGCGGCGTCCGCACCTGGGCGCACCCCGACGCCCGCCCGGCGCACGGCAGGTTCCCGCTGGTCGTGCTCTCACCCGGGTTCACGTTCCCGCGCGCCACCCTCACCGGCCTGGCCGAGGACCTCGCCAGTCGCGGATACGTCGTCGCGCTGGTCGACCATCCGTACGAGAACGCCGGTACGACCCTGCCCGACGGGCGCACGCTGCCCTGCGCCATCTGCGACGAGTTCTCCTCGATCGGCGGCTCGACCGTCGCCGAGAGCCGGGCGCGGGACGTGTCGTTCGTGCTCGACCGGCTGACCGGGCGGCATCCGGCGTGGCGGCACGCGCGCGTGATCGACGCCGGGCGGATCGGGATGGCCGGGCACTCCATCGGCGGCAATGCCGCGGCCGCGACGATGGCCGGCGACGCGCGCGTGCGGGCCGGCGCGAACATGGACGGCAGCTTCTTCTCCGCGGTCCCCGGCGGCGGTCTCGACGGGCGGCCCTTCCTGATGCTCGGGGCCGAGGACCGGCTGGGCGACAAGACCTGGCGCCAGAGCTGGGCCGACCTGGACGGCTGGAAGCGTTGGCTGACCGTCGCCGGGGCCGATCACGGCTCCTTCACCGACGTCCCTCTCCTCGCGGAGCTGGCCGGCATCCCGGACACCGCGCCGATGCCGTATGAGCGCTCGCAGGTCCTCACGCGCGCGTACGTCGCCGCGTTCTTCGACCTGCATCTGAAGGGCGTGCCGCAGCCGGCGCTCGACGGCCCGTCGCCGGACAGCCCCGAGGTCACCGTCCGTCTTCCTTGA
- a CDS encoding MFS transporter, giving the protein MGSPRPAIRDTAGRTGTDRRGAVVAALMLAMALAALDSTIVSTAVPQIVGDLGGFSVFSWLFSGYLLAVTVTLPVYGKLSDTFGRKPVLIAGAAVFLLGSLLCAVAWNMAALIAFRIVQGLGGGALQGTVQTLAADLYPLKERPKIQARLSTVWALSAVAGPGLGGVLAAYADWRWIFLVNLPIGAVALWLIVRHLHEPEREAAGTRARVDWAGALAVFACGGVLLTALVQGGVAWPWLSGPSLALFAAGLALAVVVVLVERRAAEPIIPGWVWRRRTIAAVNLALGALGLLMVAPTVFLPTYAQAVLGLAPVAAGFVLSVWTLSWPVSAALSQHVYRRIGFRNTAMLGIGTAALILLAFLFLPYPGQAWQPMLLMLLLGAALGLFQLPLIIGVQSTVGWSERGTATASVLFCRQTGQTVGAALFGAVANGVLAARLGGASDLDSVTRALDSGGGAPEATRRAIADAVHAVYLGASCAAALAFLVLLLLAPRRFPVLREDVLREDVPKEGALKEDGR; this is encoded by the coding sequence GTGGGCAGTCCGAGACCCGCGATACGCGACACCGCAGGGCGCACCGGAACCGACAGACGCGGGGCGGTGGTCGCGGCCCTGATGCTGGCGATGGCACTGGCCGCGCTCGACTCCACCATCGTCTCCACGGCCGTACCGCAGATCGTCGGCGACCTGGGCGGCTTCTCGGTCTTCTCCTGGCTCTTCTCCGGCTATCTGCTGGCCGTGACGGTGACGCTGCCGGTCTACGGCAAGCTCTCCGACACCTTCGGCCGCAAGCCGGTGCTGATCGCGGGCGCGGCGGTGTTCCTGCTGGGGTCGCTGCTGTGCGCGGTGGCCTGGAACATGGCGGCGCTGATCGCGTTCCGGATCGTGCAGGGGCTGGGCGGCGGGGCCCTTCAGGGCACGGTCCAGACGCTGGCCGCCGATCTGTACCCGCTGAAGGAACGCCCGAAGATCCAGGCCAGGCTGTCGACGGTGTGGGCGCTGTCGGCGGTGGCCGGGCCGGGGCTGGGCGGTGTGCTGGCGGCGTACGCGGACTGGCGCTGGATCTTTCTCGTCAACCTGCCCATCGGGGCGGTGGCGTTGTGGCTGATCGTGCGTCATCTGCACGAGCCGGAGCGCGAGGCGGCGGGCACGCGCGCGCGTGTCGACTGGGCGGGCGCGCTGGCGGTGTTCGCGTGCGGGGGCGTGCTGCTGACGGCGCTGGTGCAGGGCGGGGTGGCCTGGCCGTGGCTGTCGGGGCCGTCGCTCGCCCTGTTCGCTGCGGGGCTGGCGCTGGCGGTGGTCGTGGTGCTGGTGGAGCGCCGGGCGGCCGAGCCGATCATCCCCGGGTGGGTGTGGCGGCGCCGGACGATCGCGGCGGTGAACCTGGCGCTCGGCGCGCTGGGGCTGCTGATGGTGGCGCCCACGGTGTTCCTGCCCACCTACGCCCAGGCGGTCCTCGGCCTGGCCCCGGTGGCGGCCGGATTCGTGCTGTCCGTCTGGACGTTGAGCTGGCCGGTGTCGGCGGCGCTGAGCCAGCACGTGTACCGCAGGATCGGCTTCCGCAACACGGCGATGCTGGGGATCGGCACGGCCGCGCTGATCCTGCTGGCGTTCCTGTTCCTGCCGTATCCGGGGCAGGCATGGCAGCCGATGCTGCTGATGCTGTTGCTCGGGGCGGCGCTGGGCCTGTTCCAACTGCCGCTGATCATCGGCGTGCAGTCGACGGTCGGCTGGTCGGAGCGCGGGACGGCGACGGCGTCGGTGCTGTTCTGCCGGCAGACCGGCCAGACGGTGGGCGCGGCGCTGTTCGGCGCGGTGGCCAACGGCGTACTGGCGGCGCGGCTCGGCGGGGCGAGCGACCTGGACTCGGTGACGCGGGCGCTGGACTCCGGCGGCGGGGCTCCGGAGGCCACCAGGCGGGCCATCGCCGACGCGGTGCACGCCGTGTATCTGGGGGCGTCGTGCGCGGCGGCGCTGGCCTTCCTGGTGCTATTGCTGCTGGCGCCGAGACGGTTCCCGGTGCTCAGGGAAGACGTCCTCAGGGAAGACGTCCCCAAGGAGGGTGCCCTCAAGGAAGACGGACGGTGA
- a CDS encoding ABC transporter ATP-binding protein, with the protein MTSAVTIPRHGGTGGRTAVAARARQVVKAYGSGETRVVALDHVDVDIARGQFTAIMGPSGSGKSTLMHCLAGLDTVTSGQIYLDETEITGLKDKKLTQLRRDRIGFIFQAFNLLPTLNAIENITLPMDIAGRKPDKQWLARVVDTVGLSDRLKHRPTQLSGGQQQRVAVARALAARPEIIFGDEPTGNLDSRAGAEVLGFLRRSVTELGQTIVMVTHDPVAASYADRVLYLADGRIVDEMYKPTADAVLDRMKDFDARGRTS; encoded by the coding sequence GTGACATCGGCTGTGACCATTCCCAGGCACGGGGGCACTGGAGGGCGTACGGCCGTTGCCGCGCGGGCGCGGCAGGTCGTCAAGGCGTACGGGTCGGGGGAGACCCGTGTCGTCGCGCTCGACCACGTCGACGTGGACATCGCGCGTGGCCAGTTCACCGCGATCATGGGCCCCTCGGGGTCCGGCAAGTCCACCCTCATGCACTGCCTCGCCGGGCTCGACACCGTGACGTCGGGCCAGATCTACCTCGACGAGACCGAGATCACCGGCCTGAAGGACAAGAAGCTCACCCAGCTGCGCCGGGACCGGATCGGCTTCATCTTCCAGGCGTTCAACCTGCTGCCGACGCTCAATGCCATCGAGAACATCACGCTGCCCATGGACATCGCCGGCCGCAAGCCCGACAAGCAGTGGCTCGCGCGCGTGGTCGACACCGTCGGCCTCTCCGACCGGCTCAAGCACCGGCCCACCCAGCTCTCCGGCGGCCAGCAGCAGCGCGTCGCCGTGGCCCGCGCCCTGGCCGCGCGGCCCGAGATCATCTTCGGTGACGAGCCGACCGGAAACCTCGACTCGCGCGCGGGCGCCGAAGTGCTCGGCTTCCTGCGGCGGTCCGTCACCGAGCTCGGGCAGACCATCGTGATGGTCACGCACGACCCCGTCGCCGCCTCCTACGCGGACCGGGTGCTGTACCTCGCCGACGGCCGCATCGTCGACGAGATGTACAAGCCGACCGCCGACGCCGTCCTGGACCGCATGAAGGACTTCGACGCCCGGGGGCGTACGTCATGA
- a CDS encoding ABC transporter permease: MTVLKTSMRNFFAHKGRMALSAVAVLLSVAFVCGTLVFTDTMNTTFDKLFAVTSSDVTVSPKDAGDEDDGNGTGRPSSLPASTVEQVAAVDGVQKAEGAVASTNVTVVNSENKNMGSSTGAPTFAGNWTQNDLKSMEITSGHAPRGPTEVMVDADTADKHDLKLGDELRTIAATGDIRAKIVGIASWKVTNPGAAVVYFDTDTAQRGLLGAPDRFTQVSVTAANGVSDAQLKRNVAQALDGASGGASGDASGGASGGASGGAYKIQTAKENADENRKDVGEFMDIIKYAMLGFAGIAFLVGIFLIINTFSMLVAQRTREIGLMRAIGSSRRQVNRSVLVEALLLGLIGSVLGVGAGVGIAVGLMKLMSMAGMNLSTDDLTVTATTPVVGLVLGVVVTVLAAYLPARRAGKVSPMAALRDAGTPADGKAGLVRGLIGLVLTGAGAFALYAAGTADKASDGALMLGAGVVLSLIGFVVIGPLLAGVVVRVISAVLLRAFGPVGRMAERNALRNPRRTGATGAALMIGLALVACLSVVGSSMVASATSELDKSVGADFIVMRGQQMIVPDAEEAMRQTPGLAHVTRSKDVNATLTSPDGKTDDTGLTAADPTYAEDLRRTTTEGTLSAAYGKDAMSVGSDYATKHGVHVGDTITVAFKGGETAKLKVAAITDDDTSFDQGARYTSIETLRKYLPADRIPQSQMLLGKAKEGQEEAAYAALKKALHDYPQYPVRDQTDYKEELKDQMGQLLNMIYGLLALAIIVAVLGVVNTLALSVVERTREIGLMRAIGLSRRQLRRMIRMESVVIALFGALLGLGLGMGWGATAQKLLALEGLNVLDIPWPTIIGVFIGSAFVGLFAALVPAFRAGRMNVLNAIATE, from the coding sequence ATGACCGTCCTGAAGACCTCGATGCGCAACTTCTTCGCGCACAAGGGGCGCATGGCCCTGTCGGCCGTGGCGGTGCTCCTGTCGGTGGCCTTCGTGTGCGGCACGCTCGTGTTCACCGACACGATGAACACCACCTTCGACAAGCTCTTCGCCGTCACCTCCTCCGACGTCACCGTCAGCCCCAAGGACGCCGGCGACGAGGACGACGGCAACGGCACGGGCCGGCCCAGCTCGCTGCCCGCCTCGACCGTCGAGCAGGTCGCGGCCGTGGACGGCGTGCAGAAGGCGGAGGGCGCGGTCGCCTCGACGAACGTGACCGTCGTCAACTCCGAGAACAAGAACATGGGTTCCTCCACCGGCGCGCCCACCTTCGCCGGGAACTGGACCCAGAACGACCTGAAGTCCATGGAGATCACCTCCGGGCACGCCCCGCGCGGGCCCACCGAGGTCATGGTCGACGCGGACACCGCCGACAAGCACGACCTGAAGCTCGGCGACGAACTGCGCACCATCGCCGCCACGGGAGACATCCGCGCGAAGATCGTCGGCATCGCCTCCTGGAAGGTCACCAACCCGGGCGCGGCCGTCGTCTACTTCGACACCGACACCGCCCAGCGGGGGCTGCTCGGCGCCCCCGACCGCTTCACACAGGTCTCCGTCACGGCGGCGAACGGCGTGAGCGACGCCCAGCTCAAGCGGAACGTCGCGCAGGCACTGGACGGTGCGTCGGGTGGCGCGTCCGGCGACGCGTCCGGCGGGGCGTCCGGTGGCGCGTCCGGCGGTGCGTACAAGATCCAGACGGCCAAGGAGAACGCCGACGAGAACCGCAAGGACGTCGGCGAGTTCATGGACATCATCAAGTACGCCATGCTCGGCTTCGCCGGGATCGCGTTCCTGGTCGGCATCTTCCTGATCATCAACACCTTCTCGATGCTGGTCGCCCAGCGCACCCGTGAGATCGGCCTGATGCGGGCGATCGGCTCCTCGCGCCGGCAGGTCAACCGGTCCGTGCTGGTGGAGGCGCTGCTGCTCGGCCTCATCGGCTCGGTGCTCGGGGTGGGCGCCGGCGTCGGCATCGCGGTCGGCCTGATGAAGCTGATGTCGATGGCAGGCATGAACCTCTCCACCGACGACCTCACGGTGACGGCGACGACCCCCGTGGTCGGCCTGGTCCTGGGTGTGGTGGTCACCGTCCTGGCCGCCTACCTCCCCGCCCGCCGCGCCGGCAAGGTCTCCCCGATGGCCGCCCTGCGCGACGCCGGAACGCCGGCCGACGGCAAGGCGGGTCTGGTGCGCGGCCTGATCGGCCTGGTGCTGACCGGCGCGGGCGCCTTCGCCCTGTACGCGGCCGGCACGGCCGACAAGGCGAGCGACGGGGCGCTGATGCTGGGCGCCGGAGTGGTGCTGTCCCTGATCGGCTTCGTGGTCATCGGCCCGCTGCTCGCGGGCGTCGTCGTCCGGGTGATCAGCGCGGTCCTGCTGCGGGCCTTCGGACCCGTGGGCCGCATGGCCGAGCGCAACGCGCTGCGCAACCCGCGCCGCACCGGTGCCACGGGCGCCGCCCTGATGATCGGCCTCGCACTGGTGGCCTGTCTGTCGGTGGTCGGCTCCTCGATGGTCGCCTCGGCCACCAGCGAGCTGGACAAGTCGGTCGGCGCTGACTTCATCGTCATGCGCGGCCAGCAGATGATCGTCCCGGACGCCGAGGAGGCGATGCGGCAGACGCCGGGCCTGGCGCACGTCACCCGCTCCAAGGACGTCAACGCCACCCTGACCTCGCCGGACGGCAAGACCGACGACACCGGGCTCACGGCCGCCGACCCGACCTACGCCGAGGACCTGCGCCGTACGACGACGGAGGGCACCCTGTCCGCCGCCTACGGCAAGGACGCCATGTCGGTCGGCTCCGACTACGCCACGAAGCACGGCGTGCACGTCGGCGACACCATCACCGTCGCCTTCAAGGGCGGCGAGACGGCGAAGCTGAAGGTCGCGGCCATCACGGACGACGACACCTCCTTCGACCAGGGCGCGCGCTACACCAGCATCGAGACGCTGCGGAAGTACCTTCCCGCCGACCGGATTCCGCAGAGCCAGATGCTGCTCGGCAAGGCGAAGGAAGGCCAGGAGGAGGCGGCGTACGCGGCCCTGAAGAAGGCGCTGCACGACTATCCGCAGTACCCGGTCCGCGACCAGACCGACTACAAGGAGGAGCTCAAGGACCAGATGGGCCAGCTCCTGAACATGATCTACGGCCTGCTGGCCCTGGCGATCATCGTGGCCGTCCTGGGCGTGGTGAACACCCTGGCCCTGTCGGTGGTGGAGCGCACCCGTGAGATCGGCCTGATGCGGGCGATCGGCCTCTCCCGCCGCCAGCTGCGCCGCATGATCCGCATGGAGTCGGTGGTGATCGCCCTGTTCGGCGCCCTGCTGGGTCTGGGGCTTGGCATGGGCTGGGGCGCGACGGCCCAGAAGCTGCTGGCTCTGGAGGGCCTGAACGTCCTCGACATCCCGTGGCCGACGATCATCGGCGTCTTCATCGGCTCGGCCTTCGTGGGCCTGTTCGCGGCGCTGGTGCCGGCGTTCAGGGCGGGCCGGATGAACGTCCTGAACGCGATCGCGACCGAGTAG
- a CDS encoding DUF2079 domain-containing protein codes for MPTPAPSAMSSTSSEPHISASDARSTDQPRVVAGRREPWLLAVALFVGYAVVSVGRYRHLGQRSWDLGIFEQVIRSYAHLQAPIADLKGPGFNILGDHFSPVTALLAPLYRVFPSPVTLLLAQAALFALSAVPVTRAAARLLGRWGGLAIGVAYGLSWGLQQAVDFDFHEICFALPLIAFSLEALLAQRWRAALVWAMPLVLVKEDLGFTVTAIALVVAWRARQESPRAMRYAIGVAVFGVVALVVTLLLVIPSFNSAGTYDYWSKVDESGGGGPFDGLDTKLRTLCWLLIPTSGLLALRSPILLVALPTIGWRFVSSYPQYWGTDWHYNAVLMPIVTLALVDALGTARHSTRAWLRSYVRHLPAAVAAASLALTTSLPLAALTESEIYRKPERVSAIERLLAEVPDGASVEANIAPISRLTSRCRVFWITSTRGINPDFIALDNSRKRYRDVEGYVRSLHPQARYTVEGNVYGVVLLKRQ; via the coding sequence ATGCCCACCCCCGCTCCCTCGGCGATGTCCAGTACCTCCTCCGAGCCTCATATATCGGCGTCCGACGCTCGCTCCACGGATCAACCGCGGGTCGTCGCCGGGCGGCGGGAGCCATGGCTGCTCGCGGTCGCGCTGTTCGTCGGTTATGCGGTGGTGTCCGTGGGGCGTTACCGGCATCTGGGGCAGCGGTCCTGGGACCTCGGGATCTTTGAGCAGGTCATCCGGTCGTACGCGCACCTTCAGGCGCCGATCGCCGACCTCAAGGGGCCCGGGTTCAACATCCTGGGTGATCACTTCAGTCCGGTGACCGCCCTCCTCGCGCCGCTGTACCGGGTCTTCCCCTCGCCCGTCACGCTGCTCCTCGCCCAGGCCGCGCTGTTCGCCCTCTCCGCCGTTCCCGTCACCCGCGCCGCGGCCCGGCTGCTGGGACGGTGGGGCGGGCTGGCGATCGGGGTGGCGTACGGGCTGTCGTGGGGGCTTCAGCAGGCCGTCGACTTCGACTTCCACGAGATCTGCTTCGCCCTGCCGCTGATCGCCTTCAGTCTCGAGGCGCTGCTCGCCCAGCGTTGGCGGGCCGCTCTGGTGTGGGCCATGCCGCTCGTTCTCGTCAAGGAGGACCTGGGGTTCACGGTCACCGCCATCGCCCTGGTCGTCGCCTGGCGGGCCCGCCAGGAGTCCCCGCGCGCGATGCGGTACGCGATCGGCGTCGCCGTCTTCGGGGTCGTGGCCCTCGTGGTCACCCTGCTGCTGGTCATACCGAGCTTCAACTCCGCCGGTACCTACGACTACTGGAGCAAGGTCGACGAGTCCGGCGGCGGCGGGCCGTTCGACGGTCTCGACACCAAGCTGCGCACCCTGTGCTGGCTGCTCATCCCGACCAGCGGGCTGCTCGCCCTGCGTTCCCCGATCCTGCTCGTCGCCCTGCCCACGATCGGCTGGCGTTTCGTCTCCTCGTATCCGCAGTACTGGGGAACCGACTGGCACTACAACGCCGTTCTGATGCCCATCGTGACCCTCGCGCTGGTCGACGCCCTCGGCACCGCACGGCACAGCACGCGCGCGTGGCTGCGCTCGTACGTCCGTCACCTGCCCGCCGCCGTCGCGGCCGCCTCGCTCGCGCTGACCACCTCGCTGCCGCTGGCCGCGCTCACGGAGAGCGAGATCTATCGCAAGCCCGAGCGTGTGAGCGCGATCGAACGGCTGCTGGCCGAGGTCCCGGACGGCGCCTCCGTGGAGGCGAACATCGCGCCGATCAGCCGGCTCACCTCGCGCTGCCGGGTCTTCTGGATCACCAGCACGCGTGGCATTAACCCCGACTTCATCGCCCTCGACAACTCCCGCAAGCGTTACCGGGACGTCGAGGGCTACGTCAGGTCCCTGCACCCGCAGGCCCGGTACACCGTCGAGGGCAACGTCTACGGAGTCGTACTCCTCAAGCGGCAGTGA